Proteins from one Sabethes cyaneus chromosome 2, idSabCyanKW18_F2, whole genome shotgun sequence genomic window:
- the LOC128738607 gene encoding uncharacterized protein LOC128738607 translates to MSAVQKRGALVVFEGCDRAGKTTQCKRIVEFLTKAGRKAKFMNFPDRSTQCGALINSYLMRKDDFTDEGIHLLFSLNRWEAKKQMEKLLQEGTTLIVDRYSYSGVAFSAAKGLDIEWCKAPEAGLPKPDLVILLTLTAEAMAERGGFGDERYEVPELQNKVMKQFLALKDDAYWMEINADKSMDHLTTELGDLILRVIESSEHKPLSCLW, encoded by the exons ATGTCTGCTGTTCAGAAACGAGGTGCTTTAGTGGTTTTCGAAGGCTGTGACCGCGCTGGTAAAACTACACAATGCAAAAGGATAG TGGAATTTCTGACGAAAGCTGGCCGCAAAGCAAAATTCATGAACTTTCCTGATAGATCAACTCAATGCGGTGCCCTGATTAATTCCTACCTGATGCGAAAGGATGATTTTACCGACGAAGGCATTCATTTACTGTTTTCACTGAATCGTTGGGAGGCTAAAAAGCAAATGGAAAAGCTACTGCAAGAAGGCACGACCCTTATCGTAGACCGATATTCCTATTCTGGTGTTGCGTTCAGTGCTGCTAAAGGGTTGGATATCGAGTGGTGTAAAGCTCCTGAGGCCGGTTTGCCTAAGCCAGATCTTGTGATTTTGCTTACACTAACCGCAGAAGCGATGGCGGAACGGGGTGGTTTTGGCGACGAACGATACGAGGTACCCGAActgcaaaataaagttatgaAGCAGTTCCTTGCATTGAAGGATGATGCTTACTGGATGGAGATAAACGCAGACAAAAGCATGGATCATCTGACTACAGAATTAGGCGATCTAATCCTTAGGGTAATTGAATCTAGCGAACACAAACCACTGTCGTGTTTATGGTAA